One Micromonospora eburnea genomic region harbors:
- a CDS encoding RidA family protein, with product MANGPHAKLAELGLTLPEVVPPVASYVPAVQSGQHVYVSGQLPMVEGKMLATGKVGAGVSAEQAKDLAQRCALNAVAAIDSLVGLENVVKIVKLTGFVASAPGFTGQPGVINGASDLFLAVFGEAGRHARSAVGVAELPLDAPVEVEVIVEVS from the coding sequence ATGGCGAACGGACCGCACGCGAAGCTCGCCGAGCTGGGCCTGACCCTGCCCGAGGTGGTGCCGCCGGTGGCCAGCTACGTGCCGGCCGTCCAGTCTGGGCAGCACGTCTACGTGTCCGGCCAGTTGCCGATGGTCGAGGGCAAGATGCTCGCCACCGGCAAGGTCGGCGCCGGCGTCTCCGCCGAGCAGGCGAAGGACCTGGCGCAGCGGTGCGCGTTGAACGCGGTCGCCGCGATCGACTCGCTGGTCGGCCTGGAGAACGTCGTCAAGATCGTGAAGCTGACCGGCTTCGTGGCCAGCGCGCCGGGGTTCACCGGCCAGCCGGGCGTGATCAACGGTGCCTCCGACCTGTTCCTCGCGGTCTTCGGTGAGGCCGGCCGGCACGCCCGCAGCGCCGTCGGCGTCGCCGAGCTTCCCCTCGACGCCCCCGTCGAGGTCGAGGTCATCGTCGAGGTCAGCTGA
- a CDS encoding DUF4177 domain-containing protein: MQKWEYATVPLLVHATKQILDNWGEDGWELVSVVPGPNPEQLVAYLKRPKA; encoded by the coding sequence ATGCAGAAGTGGGAGTACGCCACGGTGCCGCTGCTGGTCCATGCGACCAAGCAGATCCTCGACAACTGGGGCGAGGACGGCTGGGAGCTGGTCTCCGTGGTTCCCGGCCCGAACCCGGAGCAGCTCGTCGCCTACCTCAAGCGGCCGAAGGCGTGA
- a CDS encoding ArsA-related P-loop ATPase has translation MAAAERPAEPAGTGWPARLHVVTGKGGTGKTSVAAALALGLAAGGRRTLLVEVEGRQGIAQLFGVDPLPYEERYLTDAPGGGEVRALAVDAEEALLEYLDMFYKLGAAGRALRKLGAIDFATTIAPGLRDVLLTGKLKEATTRTTGQRRAYDAVVLDAPPTGRIGRFLNVTAETARLAKVGPIKTQSEGVSALLRSPITAVHVVTLLEEMPVQETLDAITELTELGFPVGRVIVNGARPPVPAGREVTAAELTRGLAAAGLPSDARTVAGLAEEARGQQVRRELEDSLRADLMELGLPLTELPLLPEGVDRAGLDTLAGMLVRAD, from the coding sequence GTGGCAGCAGCTGAACGGCCGGCCGAGCCCGCCGGCACCGGGTGGCCGGCCCGCCTCCACGTGGTGACGGGGAAGGGCGGCACGGGCAAGACCAGTGTCGCCGCGGCGCTGGCCCTCGGGCTGGCCGCCGGCGGCCGGCGGACCCTGCTCGTCGAGGTGGAGGGGCGGCAGGGCATCGCCCAGCTCTTCGGCGTCGACCCGCTGCCCTACGAGGAGCGGTACCTGACCGACGCCCCGGGCGGCGGCGAGGTACGGGCCCTGGCCGTGGACGCCGAGGAAGCGCTCCTGGAATACCTGGACATGTTCTACAAGCTCGGCGCGGCCGGCCGGGCGCTGCGCAAGCTGGGCGCCATCGACTTCGCCACCACCATCGCCCCGGGCCTGCGGGACGTGCTGCTCACCGGCAAGCTCAAGGAGGCGACCACCCGGACCACCGGGCAGCGCCGGGCGTACGACGCGGTGGTGCTGGACGCCCCGCCGACCGGGCGGATCGGCCGCTTCCTCAACGTCACGGCGGAGACCGCCCGGCTGGCCAAGGTCGGCCCGATCAAGACCCAGAGCGAGGGGGTCTCCGCCCTGCTCCGCTCGCCGATCACCGCCGTGCACGTGGTGACCCTGTTGGAGGAGATGCCGGTCCAGGAGACGCTGGACGCGATCACCGAGCTGACCGAGCTCGGCTTCCCGGTCGGCCGGGTGATCGTGAACGGCGCTCGGCCGCCGGTGCCGGCGGGGCGCGAGGTGACCGCGGCCGAGCTGACGCGAGGGCTGGCCGCCGCCGGCCTGCCGAGCGACGCGCGCACCGTGGCCGGCCTGGCCGAGGAGGCCCGGGGCCAGCAGGTACGCCGGGAGCTCGAGGACTCCCTCCGGGCCGACCTGATGGAGCTTGGCCTGCCCCTGACCGAGCTGCCGCTGCTCCCCGAGGGGGTCGACCGCGCGGGTTTGGACACGCTGGCCGGGATGCTCGTCCGGGCGGATTGA